The proteins below are encoded in one region of Microscilla marina ATCC 23134:
- a CDS encoding leucine-rich repeat domain-containing protein, whose product MYYHKIHYLLVCSIFCLFLLPLQTLGQTKLLTEDELLEAKVYTTLKEALQNPDSVFKFKLRNRLLEKVPEELFQFKNIQSLELEVNHFRQFPVGVLRFKKLQVLRLGKNYFRNVPEEIAQLKHLRVLDLQWNYLTTLPENLAKLKKLKELNIKWNAFEVFPEIVTKLSSLEKLTMHFNKLKRIPASIGKLSKLQYLEMSGNELIGLPNSIGNLKELLSLDVSDNHFISLPQEVGTLSNLEILDLGNNQITRLNSKRIQMLVAAKKLNKIWVLPDNLHSLKQLKTLDLVGNQLTKLPSEVSKIKSLTTLDLSANENLDLKMVCSQLKQLPRLGIVGLRYCKLTALPPELGELTQLQGLDLYENQLTQLPKEMGNLKRLQVLILIKNAFTKSTQKKIREMMKHSEVIFGEYEGRN is encoded by the coding sequence ATGTATTATCATAAAATTCATTATTTACTTGTTTGCTCAATTTTTTGCCTGTTTTTATTACCCTTACAAACCCTGGGGCAAACCAAGCTCCTGACTGAAGATGAATTGCTAGAGGCAAAAGTGTATACCACGCTCAAAGAAGCATTACAAAACCCCGACAGTGTATTTAAGTTTAAGCTCAGAAACCGCTTGCTTGAAAAAGTACCTGAAGAACTGTTTCAGTTCAAAAATATCCAAAGCCTTGAGCTGGAAGTCAATCACTTTAGGCAGTTTCCAGTGGGGGTGTTGCGTTTTAAAAAACTACAGGTGTTACGTTTGGGCAAAAACTATTTTAGAAATGTACCCGAAGAAATAGCCCAACTTAAGCATTTGCGGGTGCTCGACTTGCAGTGGAACTACCTGACCACCCTCCCCGAAAACCTTGCTAAACTCAAAAAACTAAAAGAACTTAATATCAAGTGGAACGCTTTTGAAGTATTTCCAGAGATAGTGACTAAACTGTCAAGCCTTGAAAAACTCACCATGCACTTTAACAAACTCAAGCGTATTCCAGCGTCTATAGGTAAACTTTCTAAACTACAATACCTGGAAATGTCAGGCAACGAACTCATTGGTTTGCCCAACTCTATTGGCAACCTCAAAGAACTGCTTAGTTTAGATGTATCCGACAATCATTTTATATCATTGCCACAAGAGGTGGGCACCTTGTCTAACCTGGAAATCTTAGACTTAGGCAACAACCAAATTACCCGTTTAAATAGCAAGCGTATACAAATGTTGGTGGCAGCTAAAAAGCTGAACAAAATATGGGTATTGCCTGACAATCTCCATTCGCTTAAGCAACTAAAAACTCTAGATTTGGTAGGCAACCAACTGACTAAGTTGCCTAGTGAAGTAAGCAAAATCAAAAGTCTTACTACGCTAGACCTAAGCGCCAACGAAAACCTAGACCTCAAAATGGTTTGTTCGCAACTTAAGCAGTTGCCTCGTTTAGGCATTGTGGGTTTGCGTTATTGTAAACTTACAGCATTGCCGCCAGAGTTGGGCGAACTTACCCAACTACAGGGTTTAGACCTTTACGAAAATCAGTTAACCCAGTTGCCCAAAGAAATGGGCAACCTCAAAAGACTACAAGTGTTAATTCTTATCAAGAATGCCTTTACCAAAAGCACCCAAAAGAAAATACGCGAAATGATGAAGCACTCAGAAGTGATTTTTGGCGAATACGAAGGGAGGAATTGA